GCATTGGTGATACTAAAGAGTTTGAAGAAATCTGTGCCCAGATGAATGTCCTGAAAATCTATCCGGATTTTATCACGGTCGATGGTGCTGAAGGGGGCACCGGAGCAGCACCGCCAGAATTTTCTGATGGGGTGGGCATGCCTCTGGAACCTGCATTGATGTTCGTGAACAAAACTTTAAAAAGCTACAACGTAAGAAATAAGCTTAGAGTAATTGCCAGCGGCAAAGTGCTGACGTCTCTCGACATTTTGAGAGCGATTGCAATGGGCGCCGATATGTGTAACAATGCCCGTGGCTTCATGTTTTCGCTGGGCTGCATCCAGGCGTTGCGCTGCAACAACAATACCTGCCCGACAGGTGTGGCTACACAGGATAAAATGCTGATTAAAGGCCTTGATGTAACCGATAAAGCGGAAAGGGTATATCATTTCCATAAAAACACGCTTCATACCTGCAACGAACTGATTGCTGCTGCCGGCCGCGATTCCTACGATCAGGTAGATGCCAGCATGTTTATGCGTGGTGATGAATTTGACCAATTGGCAGACCTTTATTTCCCGGATATTTTGGGGAATGTGAAAAACAGAAATTAAAAAAAAGCGGGATTCAATTTGAATCCCGCTTTTTTTATCTTGGCGTTGTTCTGTAAATCTGGAAGTTGAAGACAAATGACCTGTTCCTGAAACTCATTCCGGAGTACGGATAGTGTTCGTCTCTCGCAAATGCTGCTCTCGATGGAACCAGGATCACGCCCTGAAGGTTATAGTTTGCTGAATTTGGCAAATTAAAACTTTTAAAATATTTCAGACCTTCCTGGAAGCCTTCGATCTCGTAATATGCCCTTGTCTTATTGCTGGCATCCATCACAGACTGCTTTACATAATAGTATGACGGGTCCACTTCTGGGTTTCCGGTGCCGTCAATCGTGTTGGCAAACGGAATCTCAGAAACATACTCGATGCCGTTGTTTTCCTGTGCTACGAACGAGTAGGATCTCTGCATGATGCTGATGATATCCGTTGCGCCGATGGCAGTTCCAGGATTTGGCTGCGCACCTTCGCGCACAATGACGATTACACCTGAAGGGAGTTTTTGAACATTAAGTTCAGAAAGTTTTTTATTGGCATCATCAGATGTATCTGTGCTGCTAAATCTTGTGATTTTTCCCGATGCATCCAGATAATGCTCATCCATATATTTCGCAATCGCTTTGTCATCATTGCTGTTTTGCACAGTTAGATCTTTCACTTCATCCTTAATGATAGATTCAGTGCTGTCAGTGTCTTCTTTGCGGCAAGATGTAACGGTCAACGCTGCGGCAGCGATATATATTAGGGCTTTTTTCATATTAATGATTATTTTTGAATACGCAAAAGTAAAAAAAATAATGAGAATTGATAAATTTTTGTGGAGTGTAAGGTTTTACAAAACCCGCAGCATGGCCTCAGATGAAATAAAGAAAAACCGTGTTTCGGTAGGAGAAAATGTCGTGAAATCCTCCAAAGAGATCAAAGAAGGCGATATCATCAAAATAAGAAAAAACCAGATCGATTATAAGATCAAGGTGTTGCAGATTCCCAAAAGCAGAATTGGGGCTAAACTGGTTCCTCTTCATGTCGTGGATATGACAGATAAAGAACAGTATGAAATCCTGAAAATGCGCCGTATGGAGCAGAATTATTACCGCATAAAAGGCGAGGGACGGCCAACCAAGAAAGACCGCCGCGAAATCGAGGATTATGTTTCTGCAGATGATCCAGAGGTGGCGGCAGGCGACGAAGATTATTGGGACAGCTTCTTTAATACGTCGGAAGATGATGAATGATTTCTTCCGCAATATCCTCGGGAGTCCGGTGGTCTGTGTTGACTGTGAACCGGCATTTATTGTAGTAGGCGTTTCTTTCAAAGAGGTGTTTGGCAATAAATTCAGGTAAATCCTCATCGGCGATATTGGCGAGGAGCGGACGCTTAGCTTTTTGTTTTTTTAGGCGGTCTGACAAGGTTGCGACGTTGGCACGAAGATAAAAACTCAACGAATTTTGATTGATGACATCCATATTATTGTAGTAAGCCGGTGTGCCGCCTCCTAAACTTAAAACGCAGTTGTTTTCAGTGGCTAGAACTTCCTCCAGAACTTCTCTTTCCTGTTTTCTGAAGAAGATCTCACCCTTTTTCTGGAATATTTCGGGGATGGTGAGTTTATTTTTTTTCACAATTTCTTTGTCCAGGTCAATGAGTTTGAAATTGAGTTTATCGCTCAATATTTTGGAAATGTGAGATTTACCGCTGCCCATATAGCCGGCCAAAGAAATTATCATGTTTTAAATTTAAACAAATATCTAAAAAAATTTTGAGAATTTAAAAAAAGCCCTATCTTTGCACCACTTTTTGAGCAGTTAACACTGCCAATAAAAGTGGCCGACCTGGTAGCTCAGCTGGTAGAGCAATACACTTTTAATGTATGGGTCCTGGGTTCGAATCCCAGCCAGGTCACAAACAAAAGAAGCCCGTATGTGTTACGGTTTTTTTTTGCCTGTGTGGTGAAATTGGTAGACACGCCATCTTGAGGGGGTGGTTTCCTATGGATGTGCTGGTTCGAGTCCAGTCGCAGGCACAGTGAAAGTATATAGAGAATTTGAAATTCTTTATCTCAATTTTTCTTAATTGGTAAAATTGTTAATTAAGAAAAAGACCTGGTAGCTCAGCTGGTAGAGCAATACACTTTTAATGTATGGGTCCTGGGTTCGAATCCCAGCCAGGTCACAAATTTGCTGAAAAGTAAATTTTTTTCATATTAATATTTTGTGATTTGGTGTTCAAAGGCTTCCTTCGGGAAGCCTTTGATGTTTGCGGTGTTGTTTCTGAAGATTTAAAAAGTACTTTTATGTTTCAATAAAAATTTTAAGAAAACTGTACTTATTCTTTGAATAAATCTATCCTAAGGGAAGTGTTATGTTCTGGTTTGAAGTAACCCGGGAAATTTTAACTGATAAAAATTTAGTCTAAATGTTTATTGTCAATCAGCCGCACCTCCCCGGCAAATGCGGCGATAAATGCGCGGTAATTTCTGTCTTTGTAAAAGAAATCTGTCTCCTTCAGGGTTTCTTCATCTGCGATGATGAAATATTCCAGCACAATTCCGCTGGTTTTTTCAAAGATTTTGTTCACCCGGTCTTTAATCTCCGGGATTGATACTACGCGGAACCAGTCGTTTACCTGCGTCAGCGTTTCGTGTATTATTTTGGCAGTTTTTCTCTGCTCCGGCGTTAATCTTTCGTTTCTGGAGCTCCTGGCCAGTCCGCTGTCTTCTCTTAGTGTGGGAACACCGTGTATTTTTACAGGAAGATTTTTCTTTTCAACCATTTTCTTGATGATGGCCAGCTGCTGATAATCTTTTTCACCAAAGTAAGCGTTGTCCGGCTGCACCTGGCGGAAGAGTTCTTCAACCACTGTTCCCACGCCATCAAAATGTCCCGGCCGGAATTTGCCTTCCATTTCGTTTTCAAGACCGTCGAAATCGT
The sequence above is a segment of the Chryseobacterium taklimakanense genome. Coding sequences within it:
- a CDS encoding shikimate kinase, whose translation is MIISLAGYMGSGKSHISKILSDKLNFKLIDLDKEIVKKNKLTIPEIFQKKGEIFFRKQEREVLEEVLATENNCVLSLGGGTPAYYNNMDVINQNSLSFYLRANVATLSDRLKKQKAKRPLLANIADEDLPEFIAKHLFERNAYYNKCRFTVNTDHRTPEDIAEEIIHHLPTY
- a CDS encoding RNA-binding S4 domain-containing protein — protein: MRIDKFLWSVRFYKTRSMASDEIKKNRVSVGENVVKSSKEIKEGDIIKIRKNQIDYKIKVLQIPKSRIGAKLVPLHVVDMTDKEQYEILKMRRMEQNYYRIKGEGRPTKKDRREIEDYVSADDPEVAAGDEDYWDSFFNTSEDDE
- the panC gene encoding pantoate--beta-alanine ligase yields the protein MEVLRSKNALCAYIERNREMGKKIGFAPTMGALHEGHLSLYEAARKENDLVISSIFVNPTQFNNSADLQKYPRTVEADIKLLESTGNIDAVYIPKEQDIYPNGLKSEKYDFDGLENEMEGKFRPGHFDGVGTVVEELFRQVQPDNAYFGEKDYQQLAIIKKMVEKKNLPVKIHGVPTLREDSGLARSSRNERLTPEQRKTAKIIHETLTQVNDWFRVVSIPEIKDRVNKIFEKTSGIVLEYFIIADEETLKETDFFYKDRNYRAFIAAFAGEVRLIDNKHLD